Proteins co-encoded in one Gleimia hominis genomic window:
- a CDS encoding PfkB family carbohydrate kinase: MSRFISTQPIHLNLPTSIPKLPERGEILLASSMLAAPGGGFLGLAAAGELGVHAAALSVLGSGPNSFVARRVLRQRSIEILTEEMIGDIGVAMQLVEEGGYTTTVLSVGVESDPPLAMFHQVEVQPGDVVLVHGLTMTNSQAAKQIARWAANLDESITVVLCPSPMLDQIDPEVWPMLLHRADYLSLNLREARILPGLLEPGEIGWQAVAERMRPNTVVVRRMGSIGCEYHRNGDAASRVVVPAFHVPVADTSGVGDIHVGAMCGALAVGHDVGAAVLIANAAGAVMISHEYSMHIPSLDDLMAFLDFDPTEPACLDTAEASKRVN; this comes from the coding sequence GTGTCGCGATTTATTTCTACCCAGCCGATTCATCTGAACCTGCCCACATCAATTCCAAAACTTCCCGAGCGCGGCGAGATTCTGCTCGCTAGCTCCATGTTGGCAGCTCCCGGCGGGGGGTTTTTAGGACTCGCCGCGGCCGGTGAACTCGGGGTCCATGCCGCCGCACTGTCCGTACTCGGATCCGGGCCGAACTCGTTCGTGGCGCGCCGCGTTCTGCGTCAGCGCAGCATCGAAATCCTGACTGAAGAAATGATCGGTGACATCGGGGTTGCTATGCAACTGGTGGAAGAAGGCGGGTACACCACCACCGTGTTGTCGGTAGGCGTGGAATCCGACCCGCCCTTAGCGATGTTCCACCAGGTGGAAGTGCAACCCGGCGACGTGGTGCTGGTACACGGCCTCACCATGACTAACTCCCAAGCCGCCAAACAAATCGCCCGGTGGGCCGCGAACCTCGACGAAAGCATCACGGTTGTGCTGTGTCCCTCGCCCATGCTCGACCAGATCGATCCCGAAGTGTGGCCCATGCTCCTGCACCGGGCGGACTACCTTAGTTTGAACTTGCGCGAAGCCCGGATCCTCCCGGGACTGCTGGAACCAGGCGAAATCGGGTGGCAGGCCGTCGCCGAGCGGATGCGGCCCAACACCGTTGTGGTGCGGCGCATGGGGTCCATCGGGTGTGAATACCACCGCAACGGCGACGCCGCTTCACGCGTAGTGGTCCCCGCTTTTCACGTACCCGTTGCGGACACATCCGGGGTTGGGGACATCCACGTAGGGGCCATGTGCGGGGCGCTCGCAGTGGGACACGACGTGGGCGCCGCGGTACTCATTGCGAACGCAGCGGGCGCCGTAATGATCTCGCACGAGTACTCAATGCACATTCCTTCGCTGGACGACCTCATGGCATTCCTCGACTTTGACCCCACTGAACCGGCGTGCCTGGACACAGCCGAGGCCTCTAAGCGGGTAAATTAA
- a CDS encoding DNA translocase FtsK, with protein MAHERAKKSDQPTDESNRSPLLSLITTIGSAFFKGLRKGVRFFARGVAAAYRHVHAWDPQLKRDIVAVVLVLLAVLFALGTWLHTFGGVGQWFQNLGRNLAGVFDVTIPIALVYVAVQLFNARVENRLPAQITALIGTAAALTGMVQATRANPPLSNLPRVANAGGVIGWFFGYPLTALLTSGGAVIVLLLVLLASAVIAMRTPLRDLPRVLKQGITRQSDAAQQPPHLDEYDADEAFRTAHEVEDNTQVFPAEHEVYEPSQALPGDAEPATEVFTPTGSTKRDAQPSATSAEPSSADLPVDVNPDDPNAPYELPGDNALVKGAPHKTRSAVNDQVVHALQQVLDEFKVDATVDGFSRGPTVTRYEVSLGTGVKVERIEQLSKNIAYAVASADVRILSPIPGKSAIGVEIPNADRETVALGDVLRSAAALRNHHPLAVGVGKDVEGGYVVTNIAKTPHLLVAGATGSGKSSFVNSMITSIMMRATPAQVRMILVDPKRVELTIYEGIPHLITPIITDPKKAAEALEWVVKEMDHRYDDLSQFGFKHIDDFNKAVIAGQVQTPPGSERQLSPYPYLLVVVDELADLMMVAPRDVEASIQRITQLARAAGIHLVLATQRPSVDVVTGLIKSNIPSRLAFATSSLADSRVILDQSGAEKLIGQGDALYLPMGAGKPMRVQGAWVTESEIHRVVDHVKSQMTPVYREDVTEPAKKTMVAEDIGDDLDDLLQAAELVVSTQLGSTSMLQRKLRIGFARAGRLMDLLESREIVGPSQGSKAREVLVEPEALPQVLAMLRGENPVGSEESSEASEEDAWQLTGR; from the coding sequence ATGGCACACGAACGCGCGAAAAAATCCGATCAGCCTACCGATGAATCCAACCGCTCCCCCCTGCTGAGTCTGATTACCACAATCGGTTCCGCGTTCTTCAAAGGCTTGCGCAAGGGCGTTCGTTTTTTTGCCCGCGGGGTCGCGGCGGCGTATCGGCACGTCCACGCGTGGGATCCACAGCTAAAACGTGACATCGTCGCAGTAGTTCTAGTTCTCCTCGCAGTTTTATTTGCGTTAGGTACCTGGCTGCACACATTCGGTGGGGTGGGGCAGTGGTTCCAGAACCTGGGGCGAAACCTGGCTGGGGTTTTTGACGTCACGATCCCAATTGCGCTCGTTTACGTGGCGGTACAACTGTTCAATGCCCGGGTAGAAAACCGCTTGCCGGCGCAAATAACAGCACTGATTGGCACCGCTGCAGCCCTAACTGGGATGGTGCAGGCAACGCGCGCTAACCCCCCGCTGTCAAACCTGCCGCGGGTCGCGAACGCCGGCGGTGTGATCGGCTGGTTCTTCGGATACCCCCTCACGGCGCTGCTGACCAGTGGTGGGGCAGTGATTGTGCTCCTACTGGTTTTGCTCGCATCCGCCGTCATCGCTATGCGCACGCCCCTTCGCGACCTGCCCCGCGTTCTCAAACAGGGAATCACACGCCAGTCAGACGCTGCGCAACAACCCCCGCACCTGGATGAATACGATGCAGACGAAGCGTTCCGCACCGCGCACGAAGTTGAAGACAACACCCAGGTTTTCCCCGCCGAGCACGAAGTCTACGAACCCTCCCAGGCACTACCAGGCGACGCCGAACCCGCAACCGAAGTGTTCACGCCCACCGGCTCTACGAAGCGTGACGCTCAGCCGAGTGCAACCTCGGCTGAGCCCTCCAGCGCGGACCTCCCGGTGGATGTAAATCCCGACGATCCGAATGCGCCGTACGAACTGCCCGGTGACAATGCACTGGTTAAGGGTGCCCCCCACAAGACCCGCTCTGCTGTGAACGACCAGGTAGTGCACGCCCTCCAACAGGTCTTGGATGAGTTCAAAGTCGATGCCACTGTGGATGGATTCTCGCGCGGGCCAACCGTTACCCGCTACGAAGTTTCCCTTGGTACCGGCGTTAAAGTCGAGCGGATTGAACAGCTTTCCAAGAACATTGCGTACGCGGTTGCGTCAGCGGACGTGCGGATCCTCTCGCCCATTCCCGGAAAGTCCGCAATCGGTGTGGAAATCCCCAACGCGGACCGCGAAACCGTTGCGCTCGGTGACGTGTTGCGTTCCGCCGCTGCACTGCGCAATCACCATCCCCTCGCCGTTGGGGTTGGGAAAGATGTTGAGGGCGGCTACGTCGTTACAAACATTGCGAAAACCCCCCACCTGCTGGTGGCGGGCGCAACTGGTTCCGGTAAGTCGTCTTTCGTTAACTCGATGATCACGTCCATCATGATGCGTGCCACACCCGCTCAGGTGCGTATGATTCTGGTGGATCCAAAACGCGTGGAACTCACCATTTACGAGGGTATCCCGCACCTGATCACCCCGATTATTACCGACCCGAAAAAAGCAGCGGAAGCCCTGGAGTGGGTCGTTAAAGAAATGGATCACCGCTACGACGACCTCTCACAATTTGGGTTCAAACACATTGACGACTTCAACAAGGCAGTGATCGCTGGGCAAGTGCAAACCCCACCCGGATCCGAACGCCAACTCAGCCCGTACCCGTACCTGCTGGTTGTTGTCGATGAGCTGGCGGACCTCATGATGGTTGCTCCACGCGACGTAGAAGCCTCGATTCAGCGCATCACCCAGTTGGCACGCGCGGCCGGTATCCACCTGGTCTTAGCGACGCAGCGTCCCTCAGTGGACGTGGTGACCGGGCTAATCAAGTCCAACATCCCATCCCGGCTCGCGTTCGCAACCTCCTCGCTTGCGGACTCGCGAGTTATTCTGGACCAGTCGGGAGCGGAGAAACTCATCGGGCAAGGTGACGCCCTCTACCTACCCATGGGCGCGGGAAAACCAATGCGCGTGCAAGGCGCGTGGGTAACCGAATCAGAGATCCACCGCGTAGTGGACCACGTGAAATCACAAATGACGCCCGTGTACCGCGAAGATGTGACGGAACCTGCGAAGAAAACGATGGTGGCCGAAGACATCGGTGACGACCTGGACGACCTCCTGCAAGCTGCGGAACTCGTGGTGTCAACGCAACTGGGTTCCACTTCCATGCTCCAGCGCAAACTGCGGATTGGATTCGCGAGGGCAGGCCGCCTCATGGACCTATTGGAATCGCGTGAAATTGTGGGGCCTTCGCAAGGATCTAAAGCCCGCGAAGTGCTGGTGGAGCCAGAAGCGCTACCACAGGTTCTGGCAATGCTCAGGGGCGAGAATCCGGTAGGCTCAGAAGAGAGCAGTGAAGCAAGTGAAGAAGACGCGTGGCAACTCACCGGACGATAG
- the pgsA gene encoding CDP-diacylglycerol--glycerol-3-phosphate 3-phosphatidyltransferase gives MNKAQMDDNVSDARGSEEIWNLPNILTMLRLALVPVFIILMFIPSTACRWGALAVFVVAAATDHFDGEIARKRGLITDFGKIWDPIADKALTLGAFIVLSITGLLGWWFTIIVGVRELGITWMRRRLLRRGIVVAANSGGKAKTVSQMFLIFLLVGPWTTWITAPAFATALHWVTVAFIAIAFVLTVWSGGVYVVEAAKIVRKRS, from the coding sequence ATGAATAAAGCGCAAATGGACGACAACGTGTCGGACGCGCGGGGGAGTGAAGAAATCTGGAACCTCCCGAACATTTTGACAATGCTGCGGCTGGCTCTAGTGCCGGTGTTCATAATCCTCATGTTCATCCCCTCAACGGCGTGCCGCTGGGGGGCCCTCGCGGTGTTCGTTGTCGCTGCCGCAACGGATCACTTCGACGGTGAGATTGCGCGCAAACGCGGGTTGATCACGGACTTCGGAAAGATTTGGGATCCGATTGCTGACAAGGCGCTAACGCTGGGCGCGTTCATCGTGTTGTCCATAACGGGCCTGCTCGGATGGTGGTTTACGATAATCGTGGGCGTGCGGGAACTGGGGATCACGTGGATGCGTCGCCGACTTTTGCGCCGCGGCATAGTGGTCGCCGCGAACTCCGGTGGGAAAGCGAAAACCGTGTCGCAGATGTTCCTCATCTTCCTCCTGGTTGGCCCGTGGACCACGTGGATTACCGCTCCCGCGTTCGCTACCGCCTTGCACTGGGTGACCGTGGCATTTATCGCGATCGCATTCGTCCTCACCGTCTGGTCCGGTGGTGTGTACGTGGTGGAAGCGGCGAAAATCGTCCGCAAACGAAGTTAG